A genomic segment from Aliidongia dinghuensis encodes:
- a CDS encoding acyl-CoA thioesterase: MSSAGFAPPALDPTDRASYHDWVEDVLRYGDVDRQNHVNNVVFASFFENGRVHFLDTVVRPLIEPTDLFALVKITVEFRHEMHHPGTAAVGTRLARLGRSSVAFAQGLFNEGRCVAIAESIVVLMDGENRKSKPWPDEAAVVLQRLADGAA, from the coding sequence ATGAGCAGCGCCGGTTTCGCCCCGCCGGCCCTCGATCCAACCGACCGGGCGAGCTATCACGATTGGGTCGAGGACGTGCTGCGCTACGGCGACGTCGACCGGCAGAACCACGTCAACAACGTGGTGTTCGCGAGCTTCTTCGAGAACGGCCGCGTCCACTTCCTCGATACGGTGGTGCGCCCGCTGATCGAACCAACCGACCTGTTCGCGCTGGTCAAGATCACCGTCGAGTTCCGGCACGAGATGCATCATCCCGGCACGGCCGCGGTCGGGACCCGGCTCGCCCGGCTCGGCCGCAGCTCCGTCGCCTTCGCCCAGGGTCTGTTCAACGAGGGCCGCTGCGTCGCGATCGCGGAAAGCATCGTCGTGTTGATGGATGGCGAGAACCGCAAGTCGAAGCCATGGCCGGACGAGGCGGCAGTGGTGCTGCAGCGCCTGGCGGACGGCGCCGCGTAG